A region of Sparus aurata chromosome 8, fSpaAur1.1, whole genome shotgun sequence DNA encodes the following proteins:
- the dhtkd1 gene encoding 2-oxoadipate dehydrogenase complex component E1 — translation MSAVLFLKKSLGRLPPCVARQVVGCGYHTERGVYGYRPKQQDSQQKLQSDRIAALNQDHGLARLVEAYRTHGHKAAKINPLLPQKPVAGSVPEIDMLSGTITGQLKTSGLQHFGKAEASVEEVRAYLEEAYCGHLSVETGHLSSLEEREWFADRFEELKKKSFSMEERRQLAKIMLESQEFDHFLATKFATVKRYGGEGAESMMGCFYELFYQLAHSGVTDVVIGMPHRGRLNLLTGLLKFPPELMFRKMRGLSEFPDTSPAIGDVLSHLTSSVELEFGAGHPVHVTMLPNPSHLEAINPVAQGKTRARQQLRKEGDYSPEDSAQPGDQVVCLQVHGDGSFTGQGIVPETLTLSNLPHYRVGGSIHLIVNNQVGYTTPSERARSSLYCSDVGKMVNCAVIHVNGDHAEEVLRATRLAVEYQRIFRKDVILDLICYRQWGHNELDEPFFTNPAMYKIIRSRKSIPDYYSDELISEGLMTEAERDEIKSKYYGMLNDKLANMTLYSPPPTNLQGRWGDLVEPSAKVSTWDTGVPVPLLQFVGAKSVDIPEQIQLHSHLGKTHVQARLNKLEEGTKLDWSTAEALAFGSLLAQGFSIRISGQDVGRGTFSQRHAMVVCQETNDMYIPLNNISPQQTGFLEVCNSPLSEEAVLGFEYGMSIAQPKLLPIWEAQFGDFFNGAQIIFDTFLSGGEAKWLLQSGMVILLPHGYDGAGPEHSSCHMERFLQMCDSKEEGVDGDNVNMAVVNPTTPAQYFHLLRRQMIRNFRKPLIVVGPKTLLRFSGAVSSLAELAPGTSFRPVLGDTSVSAQSVQKVVLCSGKHYYALLKQRETAAANQNTALIRVEELCPFPLEALQQELKKYPNTKEFIWSQEEPQNMGPWSFVAPRFEKQLACKLRLVSRPALPAPAVGIGTLHQQQQEAILTATFS, via the exons ATGTCGGCCGTCCTCTTCCTGAAGAAGTCTCTGGGCAGGCTGCCACCCTGCGTCGCTAGGCAGGTTGTCGGCTGCGGTTATCACACCGAGAGAGGTGTGTACGGGTACCGACCCAAACAGCAAGACAGTCAGCAAAAGTTACAGAGCGACCGCATCGCGGCTCTAAATCAAG ATCATGGACTTGCTCGTCTGGTGGAGGCATACAGAACACATGGACACAAGGCTGCTAAAATTAACCCATTACTGCCCCAGAAGCCTGTGGCCGGCAGTGTCCCGGAGATAGACATGCTGAGTGGTACCATCACAGGACAGCTCAAAACCTCAG GTCTACAACACTTTGGTAAAGCGGAGGCCTCAGTGGAAGAGGTTCGGGCCTACCTGGAAGAAGCCTACTGTGGCCACCTGTCTGTGGAGACTGGCCATTTGAGCAGcctggaggagagggagtggTTTGCCGACCGCTTTGAGGAACTCAAGAAGAAGAGTTTCTccatggaggagaggaggcaacTGGCCAAGATCATGCTCGAGTCTCAG GAGTTTGACCACTTTCTGGCCACCAAGTTTGCCACTGTGAAGCGTtatggaggagaaggagcagagagCATGATGGGATGCTTCTACGAGCTTTTCTACCAGTTGGCCCACAGCGGGGTCACAGACGTTGTCATCGGCATGCCACACAGAGGCCGACTCAACCTCCTGACAGGCCTGCTGAAGTTCCCACCAGAG CTTATGTTCCGTAAGATGCGCGGCCTCAGCGAGTTTCCCGACACCTCGCCAGCCATCGGCGACGTCCTCTCTCACCTCACCTCCTCGGTGGAGTTGGAATTCGGAGCTGGACACCCTGTTCACGTCACCATGCTGCCCAACCCGTCTCACCTGGAAGCGATTAACCCCGTCGCTCAGGGCAAAACCAGAGCCAGGCAGCAGCTCAGGAAGGAAGGAGACTATTCACCTGAAGACAGCGCTCAGCCGGGGGACCAGGTCGTCTGTCTGCAG GTCCATGGTGACGGCTCCTTCACTGGCCAAGGGATTGTTCCAGAAACTTTGACCCTTTCAAACCTCCCTCACTACAGAGTCGGTGGGAGCATCCACCTCATTGTGAACAACCAAGTGGGCTACACCACTCCATCAGAGAGAGCGAGATCatctttgtactgcagtgatgTCG GCAAGATGGTGAACTGTGCTGTGATCCATGTGAATGGAGATCATGCAGAGGAGGTGCTGCGGGCCACTCGGCTGGCAGTCGAGTACCAGCGGATCTTCAGGAAAGACGTCATCTTGGACCTGATCTGCTACCGTCAGTGGGGCCACAATGAGCTGGACGAGCCTTTCTTCACCAACCCAGCCATGTACAAAATCATCCG ATCCCGCAAAAGCATCCCTGACTACTACTCAGATGAGCTGATCTCTGAGGGTCTGATGACCGAAGCAGAGCGTGATGAGATCAAGTCCAAATACTACGGCATGCTCAACGACAAGCTGGCCAACATGACCCTGTACAGCCCTCCACCCACCAACCTGCAGGGCCGCTGGGGGGATCTGGTGGAGCCTTCGGCCAAAGTCAGCACCTGGGACACGGGTGTCCCTGTTCCTCTGTTGCAGTTTGTTGGAGCCAAATCTGTGGACATCCCAGAGCAAATCCAGCTACACAGCCACCTCGGAAAAACCCACGTACAG GCCCGGTTAAACAAGTTGGAAGAGGGGACCAAGTTGGACTGGTCCACAGCAGAGGCCTTGGCGTTCGGCTCACTCCTCGCCCAAG GCTTCAGTATTCGAATCAGCGGACAGGATGTGGGAAGAGGCACATTCAGTCAGAGACACGCCATGGTGGTGTGTCAAGAAACTAATGACATGTACATCCCTCTGAACAACATCAGCCCTCAGCAGACAGGTTTCCTGGAG gTGTGTAACAGCCCGCTGTCTGAGGAGGCGGTTCTCGGATTTGAATATGGTATGAGTATCGCACAGCCGAAGCTGCTTCCCATCTGGGAGGCTCAGTTTGGGGATTTCTTCAATGGAGCGCAGATCATCTTTGATACCTTCCTCTCTGGAG GTGAAGCCAAGTGGCTGCTACAGAGCGGGATGGTGATCCTGCTGCCTCACGGCTACGACGGAGCTGGACCTGAACACTCATCCTGCCATATGGAGCGTTTCCTCCAG ATGTGCGACAGTAAAGAAGAGGGTGTGGACGGAGACAATGTGAACATGGCTGTGGTCAACCCCACCACTCCCGCTCAATACTTCCACCTGCTGAGGAGACAGATGATTCGTAACTTCCGCAAGCCTCTCATTGTGGTCGGACCTAAGACTCTGCTCAGGTTTTCT GGTGCTGTTTCCAGTCTGGCTGAACTGGCACCAGGAACATCTTTCAGACCAGTGTTGGGTGATACTTCAGTCTCAGCACAAAG TGTCCAGAAGGTGGTGCTGTGCTCTGGGAAGCATTACTATGCCCTGCtgaaacagagggagacagcAGCAGCCAACCAGAACACGGCACTGATCCGTGTGGAGGAGCTGTGTCCATTCCCACtggaggctctgcagcaggagCTCAAGAAATACCCCAACACTAAAG AGTTTATCTGGAGTCAGGAGGAGCCTCAGAACATGGGGCCCTGGTCGTTTGTAGCTCCGAGGTTTGAGAAGCAGCTTGCCTGCAAG cTCCGGTTAGTGAGCCGACCTGCTCTGCCCGCCCCTGCTGTCGGTATTGGGaccctccaccagcagcaacaAGAGGCCATCCTGACCGCCACCTTCTCTTAA